The stretch of DNA ACGATGGCCGCGTAGCCTCGGATGAATCCAAGCCAGTTGCTCGAAGCCTACGACCTGCTGCGCAGACAGGTGCGCCTCCCGGGAGCCAGCCGCACGGAAAAAGCGAATCTGATTCGCCATGACTACCCATCTGGTGATGGCCTGATTGTCTATTCCAAGCTCGATGCTGGCAATGCAGTTGAGGTGATCGAGGAACAGTTGGCCTTCTTCCGCCGGCAGGGACGCTCGCTTGCCTGGATGGTGTATCGTCACGACACGCCAGCCGATCTGGGAACCCTGCTGGCCGACCGTGGCTTCGCGCCGCAAGCGCCGCAAGGCGTGCTTGTTTTGGCCTTCTGCCCCTGCCTCCGTTCCCTGGCGATACCAATAGCGCACTGGTGCGCCTCCTCGACCCCGAGGGGCTTCAGGCCGTTGCGGCAATCCAGGAACAGGTCTGGGGAGAGCCGCTGTCGCCGGATGACATGCAGCGCCTGGCCAAGCGGATCGGCGAAAGCCGGGACGCCTTCTTTGTGTATCTGGCGTATGTTGGCGGCCAGCCGGCGGCCACCGCCCACCTGACCATTCATTCGCCTACGACCTGGGCTGGCCTGGGAGGGGCGGCCACGCTGCCCGCCTACCGGCGGCGCGGCCTGTATCGGAGCCTGCTGATGCGGCGCCTGCGCGATGCGCAGCAGGCTGGGGTTCGCTTGCTTGAGGCCGAGGCCAGCCCGATGAGTCAGCCCGCGCTGCAAGCCGTCGGCTTCGTGCATACCACCGACTGCCGCCTGTACGACAGCCCGGCCCCAGCCTCCTGACCCGGCGCAGCCTCTCGAGTGGGACCTCGATCGACGGCAGAAGAAACCGCCCGGCAGTCGCCGGGCGGTTCGCGCTACGCCTTGGCTGGATCCGGTCATTCCTCGTGCGCTGCGCCTCGGCCGGCGACG from Anaerolineales bacterium encodes:
- a CDS encoding GNAT family N-acetyltransferase — protein: MRLLDPEGLQAVAAIQEQVWGEPLSPDDMQRLAKRIGESRDAFFVYLAYVGGQPAATAHLTIHSPTTWAGLGGAATLPAYRRRGLYRSLLMRRLRDAQQAGVRLLEAEASPMSQPALQAVGFVHTTDCRLYDSPAPAS